A window of the Microtus pennsylvanicus isolate mMicPen1 chromosome 4, mMicPen1.hap1, whole genome shotgun sequence genome harbors these coding sequences:
- the Prr7 gene encoding proline-rich protein 7: protein MVMSQGTYTFLTCFAGFWLIWGLIVLLCCFCSFLRRRLKRRQEERLREQNLRALELEPLELEGSLAGSPPGLAPPPPPHRSRLEAPVHAHSHVHPLLHHGPAHPHAHPHPHHHALPHPPPPHLSVPPRPWSYPRQAESDMSKPPCYEEAVLMAEPPPPYSEVLTDTRGLYRKIVTPFLSRRDSAEKQEQPPPSYKPLFLDRGYTSALHLPSAPRPAAPCPALCLQADRSRRVFPSWTDSELSSREPLEHGAWRLPVSIPLFGRTTAV, encoded by the exons ATGGTGATGTCCCAGGGCACCTACACGTTCCTCACGTGCTTCGCCGGCTTCTGGCTCATCTGGGGTCTCATCGTCCTGCTCTGCTGCTTCTGCAGCTTCCTGCGCCGCCGCCTCAAACGGCGCCAGGAGGAGCGACTGAGGGAGCAGAACCTGCGTGCTCTGGAGCTGGAGCCCCTCGAGCTTGAGGGCAGCCTGGCTGGAAGTCCTCCGGGCCTAGCGCCGCCGCCACCACCTCACCGCAGCCGTCTGGAGGCTCCTGTGCACGCGCACTCGCACGTGCACCCGCTGCTGCACCACGGGCCCGCGCATCCGCACGCGCATCCGCACCCACACCATCACGCACTGCCGCACCCACCGCCACCGCACCTCTCCGTGCCGCCTCGGCCCTGGAGCTACCCGCGCCAAG CGGAATCGGACATGTCTAAGCCGCCGTGCTACGAGGAGGCGGTGCTGATGGCCGAGCCGCCGCCGCCCTACAGCGAGGTGCTCACGGACACTCGCGGGCTCTACCGCAAGATCGTCACGCCCTTTCTGAGCCGCCGCGACAGCGCGGAGAAGCAGGAGCAGCCGCCTCCGAGTTACAAGCCTCTCTTCCTGGACCGGGGCTATACTTCGGCGCTGCATCTTCCCAGCGCCCCGCGGCCCGCTgccccctgccctgccctctgtCTGCAGGCTGACCGCAGCCGCCGGGTCTTCCCCAGCTGGACCGACTCAGAGCTCAGCAGCCGCGAGCCCCTGGAGCACGGAGCTTGGCGTCTGCCGGTCTCCATCCCCTTGTTCGGGAGGACTACAGCCGTATAG